In a genomic window of Bombina bombina isolate aBomBom1 chromosome 8, aBomBom1.pri, whole genome shotgun sequence:
- the LOC128638976 gene encoding free fatty acid receptor 3-like, with amino-acid sequence MSVAILSLVIYIMTMFLGLPSNILIFYIFCKKARSRLTPNLIYMINICISDLVFIMFLPIKIIETFQSSWTLPAILCPLYNFCHFSTIYASALFLTAVSVGRYLSVAFPIKYKIYKKPKYSCLICVGLWAIVFVHVSFAFLVETTQNRTLALFLTTTTDSRVVCYENFTEDQLALVVPVRFEISIVLFCLPLAITTFSYMSCIRILMRSCMHTKHKKRAIRVAVTTLTVFIICFAPYNISHIVGFALKVNVRWRQEALLTSTCNTFLDPLIFYFLSSSVDQGFSQTLKTLHIKYRASVLKFSSIFKKEQQEHLKAHHLKTISSGV; translated from the coding sequence ATGTCTGTGGCCATTCTGTCGCTGGTAATTTACATTATGACAATGTTTCTGGGATTACCgtctaatattttaatattttacattttctgcaaGAAAGCTCGAAGCCGGTTGACACCAAACTTAATTTACATGATTAATATATGCATTTCTGATTTAGTATTCATCATGTTTTTGCCCATAAAAATTATAGAAACATTTCAAAGTAGCTGGACTCTTCCTGCAATACTGTGTCCACTTTACAATTTTTGCCACTTCAGCACTATATATGCCAGTGCCTTATTCCTTACTGCTGTAAGTGTTGGACGATACCTAAGTGTTGCTTTCCCTATCAAATACAAGATTTATAAGAAGCCAAAATACTCGTGTCTGATATGTGTAGGTTTGTGGGCAATCGTGTTTGTTCATGTGTCCTTTGCGTTCCTTGTGGAGACTACACAAAATAGAACACTTGCACTTTTTCTTACCACAACTACAGACAGCAGAGTAGTCTGCTATGAAAATTTCACAGAGGACCAGCTGGCTTTGGTGGTGCCAGTCAGATTTGAAATCTCAATCGTTTTATTTTGTTTGCCATTGGCCATCACTACATTCTCTTATATGTCCTGTATTCGAATCCTAATGAGATCCTGCATGCATACAAAGCACAAGAAGAGAGCCATCCGTGTTGCCGTGACAACACTCACAGTTTTTATAATATGCTTTGCACCTTACAACATTTCTCACATTGTGGGTTTTGCTCTTAAAGTAAATGTTCGATGGCGACAAGAGGCCCTGCTAACCAGCACATGCAATACCTTTCTGGACCCCCTTATCTTTTACTTTTTGTCATCATCTGTGGACCAAGGCTTTTCTCAGACTTTGAAGACTTTACACATAAAATACAGAGCTTCGGTTCTCAAGTTTTCATCCATATTCAAAAAAGAACAGCAAGAGCATTTAAAAGCACATCATTTAAAAACAATATCATCTGGTGTATAA